The genome window GTGATGTTTTTGTATTTTTGGTCAATAAAATTATTCTGATTAATACTACCATAGCATTTTAAAACTTGTCAATATTTCCTCAGAATGGAGTTAAAACTTATTATAATGCCCTAAATTAAAATATTTAATCTAATTTAGAAGTACATTTTATCTTCATATCTTGACTTTTTTATGAGTAAGATAGAAAGGCTTTTTATTACTTTATTTTTAAGTATTTTAGTTTAACTCCTCACACACTCTTATATAAAGAGATGTTCTATTACGATTAAGATTATAGCGATAATAACGGAAAATGAAACACTTTTTCCAAAAAAATCTACTTTTTTGATTTTTACGATTATTCCCTACATTAAAAAGAAGTGGATCCCTATCCGTAAAAGTAAAATCGTAAAGCTAAAGTCTAATCCCCTACAACAAGACGTTAAAGACCGAGGTTTCGTTCCCTTCGATCTCCCTAAATCCCCCTTATTAAGGGGACTTGCCATATTTAGTTCTCTTGTGAGCGTAAAATACAGTTTAAGGAATAAATCAAAACTTTTACCCCTTCATTATTTTAAAAGCCTTATCTTACTCCCCCCCTATCAAGGGGGGCAGGGGGGATCTCTAACGCTGAAACTTGAGTAAGGGGCAAGGGAGATCCGATTACACCACAGGAAGACTATTAATAGAAGTATTAACCTGTCCTTGGGTAGCTACCGATAAACCAACAGAATCAAGGAAATTACGCCCCACTGTGACCGCATCAGCACCACTATAACGAGAAGTAACCCCCTGATTTACCAAGCTATTAGTAAATAGGTTTGAACTATCGATCTTGTTTTGTATGATAGTTAAATCTCCACTGGTGGCACCCAAAGCAATTTCCAAAGCTGCGGCTGGTAAAGAAACATCCCCATTATTAATGGCATTGAGCCAGAAATTTAACCCCTCAGAATCCGCAGGACGATTAAAGTTTTGTTGGTAAATTTGGTTAATACGAGCAACGGTATTTAAACCACCAAACAACTGCCCCGACTCCGTGGAGTTACCAAAATCATTAACAAATTGATTGTAAGCATTTCTGGCAGACTCAGAAAAATTGGCTAAAACATCGCCACTACGGGGAGAATAACTAATACCACTGTTACCCAATACATTAGACCAAAAAGTACGTCCTGAAGGATCAGCTGGCCTGCCATAATAGGCTACATAGGCAATTTCTGCGTTACTGCTATCAAGGGTAAGAAAATTTTCTCCTCCCCCAGCGCTAGGAGTCCTTTCTTCCAAAGAAAGATTACGTCCAGAGGAAAAAACATTGACATTGTAAGCAAGGGTACGACTGGGATTAACATTACCAATTTCTGCGCCTCCCTCCACTTCAAAACCGGCTACTTTTAACCGTAAATCATCCCCATTAGTAATCAGAGTGTTAACTGTCGCCGCAGGGATAGTAATAAGGGTACTATCATTATCAGCAACAAAATCATTACCGAAGCCAAAAGCAGTATAAGCAGTCTGCCCCAAAATCTCTCCAGTACTATCATTTAGTATGGCGATATAAGGACCACTGTTATTGTTCCCTAGGGCATTTCCTCCAACACCAGTAATAGTAACAACCACATCGGAGGCACTACCCGGATTATCAAAAGAAAAACGATATTCATCAGCAAAACCCACTCGACCATTACCGATTCCAGCAATGTCTCCAGCTTCGCCATCGGTAAAACCAACTATTTTTTCATTACCAGCATTACTACTTTGTCTTGCCACAAAAAGAGTGTCAGTAATTTCCAAAATTTTGGTAGTACCAACACTATTTAATCCAGAGGAAATAGTAGTAAAGTCACTATTTTTGGCTTGAAAAGTTTGAAACTGTGGTACTCCAACTTGAGGTAAGGTCGCTTGGAGGGTATAGTTAGGGGTAGGAGTAAACCCAAATAGATTAGGTAAAGCCCCTGCCGCACCCCGTCCAACTACCTGTAAGCGATAGTTGGTTCCTCCATTTAGAGGTGTACCACTGATGGTAGCATTGCCCCCCGCAGAAGTGACAGAGCTAACCACTTGATTAGTGTTAGTGTTCACCAAGATTAACTTAAAGTCCGCGGAGTTGGTTAAGCTCGGAGATGAAACCGTTAGGGTAGGACTTGCGTTACCTGTTAAGCTGAACTCAAATTCATCCACAGGGCGCCCGCTAGGACGACGAAAATTGACAAAGTCAGAGAATCGGTTAAAGCTACGAAGGAAATCCGTAGAGCTAAAACTTCCTTGTAAAATTACATTTTGTGTCATTTTTTTATGTATAGTGTTTTCTGTCACTGACGAAATTTTAAAGTTTCCGTTCCAAATAAAATTAATTCTTAATAAAACTTTTTAATGTGGCTTTCTTGGTTGTGATAAAAGGGATTTAGTGCGTTATGCCAAAGTTTTTGGACAATAACCTAAACCTTGAGAAAACTGTAGGCGAAATGCTTCTATTTCGGCGGTGTTGGGAATACCATGGGAAACGATCGCCACTTGATAATCAACCATTACTTTCACAGGGGTTTCTCCCATATCTAGGCTACAAAATACCAAGTTCATTTTGACTTTGGGATGATAAATATATCCTATTTCTTCAAGAAAAGCCCTCAAATTGCCGTATTGCAATTGAGTTAAAAAGTAGGGTGCCTTGAGACGAATTACCCAACCATTAATCTGATTCACCACAGTTAATTCTGATTCCTTAAATAAAGGCGTTTTTATCAAAAAGTTAATTAGCCTAATTACTAAACTAGCGTTATCAATAAAATAGACATATTCCATGGTTTTCCCCTCAATTCCCTTTGTCTTTATCTTTTCTTTATATTCCCAGATCAAGGTTCCTTTACATAAGGGGTAAACCACCCTTTATCGGCAATAATGTATGGGGAATATTACCCAATTGAGATTCTCGTTTAAAGCCGATTTGATGCTTACAAAAAAAAATCCCCCCCAAAAGGAGAGGAAACAAAAGAACGAAATTAGCACTATAACTGAGCGTGGAAAGTACGGTTAATAACGTCTAGCTGTTGCTCACGGGTAAGTTTAATAAAGTTCACCGCATAACCTGATACCCTGATGGTAAGCTGAGGATATTGTTCAGGATGATCCATGGCATCAAGGAGAGTTTCTCGGTTAAGGACGTTAATGTTGATATGGTGTCCTGTATCGTGGAAATAACCATCTAGCATTCCAGCGAGGTTACTAATCCTCATATCCGCTGTTTTACCCAGCGCCTCGGGTACGATAGAGAAGGTATAGGAAATCCCATCTTGCGCATCTTCGTAGGGTAGTTTCGCCACAGAAGCCATAGATGCGATCGCACCATTAGTATCCCTGCCGTGCATGGGGTTTGCCCCAGGGGCAAAAGGTTCACCAGCTTTTCTGCCATCGGGAGTGCTACCCGTTTTTTTACCATACACCACATTAGAAGTAATAGTTAACACCGACTGAGTAGGAATGGCATGACGATAGGTTTTGTTTTTGCGTACCTTATTCATAAAGGCCGTCATAATATTAGCAGTGATGGTATCCACCCGATCATCATTATTACCAAACTTAGGATAATCGCCTTCCACCTCATAATCTATAGCCAAACCAGCTTCATTACGGATAACTTTTACCCTGCTGTATTTCATTGCCGAGAAAGCATCACCCACCACCGACAAACCAGCAATACCACAAGCCATGGTGCGGTAAACATCTCGATCATGGAGTGCCATTTCAATACGTTCGTAAGAATACTTATCGTGCATATAGTGGATAACATTCAAAGTATTAACGTATAACTTGGCTAACCAGTCGATGAGCAGATCAAATTTTGCCGATACCTCATCATAATCAAGATATTCCGTCGTGATAGGCGCATAGGCAGGGGCAACCTGCATGGCAGTATTTTCATCCTTACCACCATTGATGGCATATAACAAGGCTTTGGCAAGGTTTACCCTTGCACCGAAAAACTGCATCTGTTTACCAATACGCATGGCTGACACACAACAGGCGATACCGTAATCATCTCCATACTCAGGGCGCATCAAGTCATCGTTTTCATATTGAATGGAACTGGTATCAATAGAAACCTTAGCACAATAGCGTTTGAAGGCTAGGGGTAGTTTTTCTGACCATAAAATGGTTAAATTAGGTTCAGGCGCAGGACCTAAATTATAAAGGGTATGGAGGAAGCGGAAACTGGTTTTTGTCACCAAGGGGCGCCCGTCTAAACCCATACCGCCGATAACTTCCGTTACCCACACTGGATCTGCGGCGAATAATTGGTTATACTCAGGAGCGCGTAGAAACCTTACCATGCGCAATTTGATCACAAATTGATCAAGCAATTCTTGGGCTTCGGTTTCCGTAATCAATCCCTTGTCTAAATCCCTTTGAATATAAATGTCGAGGAAGTTGGCAGTGCGCCCCAAGGACATAGCCGCCCCATTTTGTTCCTTAACAGCGGCTAAATAGCCAAAATAGAGCCATTGCACCGCTTCGGTGGCGTTAGTGGCGGGGTTACTGATGTCAAAACCGTAACTACTTGCCATCTCTTTTAATTCCTGGAGGGCTTTGATTTGCTCGGTAATTTCTTCCCGTAGGCGAATGGTATCTTCATCCATCAAGTCCATTTCAAGGGAGAGGAGTTGATTTTGTTTGTCTTCCATGAGGAAGTCCACGCCATACAATGCCACTCGGCGATAATCCCCGATAATTCTGCCTCTACCGTAGGCATCAGGTAAACCTGTGATAATACCTGATTTACGGGCTTTTCTCATCTCGGTGGTGTACGCAGAGAAAACCCCATCGTTATGGGTTTTACGATATTTGTTGAATATATCATGGATTAAGGGATCTATGCTGTATCCATAAGCCTCGAGGGATTTTTCCACTACCCTAATACCACCATTGGGCATGATGGCACGTTTAAGGGGTTTATCGGTTTGTAAGCCGACTATTTTTTCTAAGTCTTTGTTGATGTAACCAGCTCCGTAGGCGTTGATACTGGAGGGAATTTTGGTTTCGGCATCCAATACTCCTTTTTCTCTTTCTTGTTTCATCAACAATTTAACCTCCGTCCACAGGTTATGGGTGGTGGGGGTGGCATCGCTGAGGAAAGATTCGTCGTCGGCGTAGGGGGTATAATTTCTTTGTATAAAATCTCTGACATTAACTTCTTGTTGCCATTTTCCGCTCTCAAATTCTTCCCAGATAGGGAATTTTGCTGTAGGGTTGGAGGCGGTTTTGTCTGTGATCATTACCATATGTTGCGATCTAGCTTTTGTCTATTGGTAGCTAGTCCTCCTTACTACTATTATACTCTTTGGCTCTAAGGGCGATCGTTTCGTTTTGTTAATGGTGTAATGTTTTTTTGATAAGATATTGAACACTTAAACCTAATACCTAAAAATTTACTGCACTCCTTATCTACTGCTTAGTTCTGATATTTGTAGTACAGCATTTGGGGTTAAATCTGAATTATACGTGCCTATCCATATATCATATTGACCCGATTCTGGATTATTAAAGCGTATGGAAGGGTTATGACTTCTAGAGTTGCCACTATCATCATCACAAAACCATTGACCATCTGGATTATTAATGACTAGGGTTGTATCGTATGCTGAATCTACTGAGATAATCAGAGGTTGTGAACCAGGGGTAAAATTGATACGATAATCTGGAGCCTGAGAAATGTTTCCAACGCATGAGCCTCCGATGGACTCACTAGCATCAATGCTTCCTCCAGCTTGTACAGTTATGGTGTGCGGATCTGGTAAAAATCCTCCAGAGAGTCTGGCCGAGCCATAAGTCGGATCAGAATCGTAGTCTTGGGCTGACACTCCTAGTGTAATGCTACCTAAAAGAGTTGCGCTAATAAACAGGACTTTACTAAACATATGTTTAATTTTTTTTAACGAGAATATCAAGAATTTATTGGAAGATAGTCTTTCTCTAAACTCTTGCTACGGTAATTGTACTGTGTCGTGATAAAGGCGATCGTTTCTTTTTGTTAACCAATTTGAGTTAATCCGTATATAATTATTTTAGGGTAACAAACATCTGTTTTATGGCAGTTATTTTTCCCCATTTCACTCCGCTGAAAAGTATTGATTTTGATAACATTAAAAGCTGTCATACTTACGTGTAATTACTGACAGTATGATGTCACAATACTTGATTATTAAGAATACATTTACCAAATTATTCCAAGTTACTATACCGTGATTTTGTTTACATAGAACTTTATCATTTAGCAAACTAAAAATTATATGAAATGTATATTAATATCAAAAAATAACTACAATCAAATCGTAAACAACAACTAATGTAATGAGATGAAGAAACAAATCGTATTAATATCAGCTTTAACAGCATCCCTGTTAACTTTTTTTCCCAGCCAAAAAAGCTCTGCTTCGGTACTGACCTTTGACATAAATGGAATACAGAATGGCGCCCTTATTTCCCAAGACTATGGTGATAATATTAATTCAACCAATAATGGGATATTCAACTATGAAGAAGGAAATGGTTTTACTCCCAATATTACAGTTTCTAATAATCTTAGTTTTTGGCAAGAGGGCTATGGTGACTTGAATGGTGTTGGCTATTCAAGTGACGGCGAAGGTTTAGTCTCTTTTACACCGGATACTGGGTATAGGGTTCGCCTTAATAGCTTTGACATAGCAAGTTATGCCCCTGATCAAAATGACCAAATCTTACAGATATTAGACGGAAATGACAATATATTATTAGACTTAGGGCCACTTTCTTTTCAAAATGTTGAAACTCAAACTTTTACAAATCTCAACATTGTTAGTGGAGGTATTTTAAAAATTAGATTCGGAAATAATGATTTTATCGGTATAGATAATATTGATTTTGATCAGGTACTAGAGATTCCAGAGCCTTCTTCTATGGTAGGGATTTTATTTTTAGGCGGATTAGGCTTAGCTTCTATGAAGAAAAAAGAAAAAATTCGGGGATAACTAATTTTCTGTTATCTATTCCGATTAGGATAAAAAGTATTAGAGATATTGCAAAAGCAATGTTTTAAATAATTTCATATCAAACGTTATCCTTTGTTTTAAAAAATTCCCTAAAAACTGTTTTGGGAATCTTCTGCAATCAACATACCTAAGTATATTATAAAGATAAAGTCGTCTTTTATTAAGTACTCTTACGTAATTATCCTCACGATGTAAGGAAATCTTAATTTAACGAGTCATAGCACATAAAATACTGGTTCGATTGACCATATAGATAAAGTAATCTAATTTATTTCCTCGGTTCATTGGTTGAGATACAATGGTGAAATAATAATTAAGTCATTAGATTAATGGTTTTCAGTGTTACCCGCAATAAATGGCAACTGATAATTAAGCAGTTGGAAAAAGTTTTAGGGAAAAAAGGGGTAATTAAACGCAAAGAAGAATTACTCACCTATGAGTGTGATGGTTTGCCTCAATATCGGCAACGCCCTGCTGTTGTTACTTTACCAAGGACAACGGAGGAGGTAAGTGCGATCGCCCGTATCTGTCACGAGAACGACATCCCATGGATAGCAAGGGGTGCAGGGACAGGATTATCAGGGGGAGCATTGCCCGTCGAAGACTGCGTTTTAATCGTTACCGCCCGTATGGCAAAAGTATTAGACATCGACTACGAAAACCAAAAAATCGTCGTACAACCCGGCATCATCAATAATTGGGTCACTCAAACCGTCACGGGTGCAGGGTTTTATTATGCTCCTGACCCCTCTAGCCAGATCATTTGTTCTATTGGAGGCAATGTGGCCGAAAACTCAGGGGGTGTCCACTGTCTCAAATATGGCACAACGACTAATCATGTCTTGGGCTTAACCATCGTCACCCCAGAAGGGGACATCGTCAAAATCGGAGGAAAAGTCCCAGAAACCCCTGGATATGACCTCACAGGCTTATTTGTTGGCTCAGAAGGTACTTTGGGTATTGCCACAGAAATCACCCTAAAAATCCTTAAAACTCCTGATTCTATCTCCGTAGTTTTAGCAGATTTTAATAGCATTGAAGAAGCAGGAAAAGCCGTTGCCGAAATTATCCGCTCAGGAATTATCCCTGCAGGAATGGAAATGATGGACAATTTTAGCATCAATGCCGTGGAAGATATTGTGGCTACTCAATGTTATCCTCGGGATGCCCAAGCCATCTTGTTAGTGGAGTTAGACGGTTTAGAAGTAGAAGTCAAAAACTACAAGGAAAAAGTAGGAGAAATTTGTTTACAGTGCGGTGCGAGAAATATTACCTCCGCCGAAGATGCCCCCACCCGTCTAAAATTATGGAAAGGCAGAAAAGCCGCCTTCGCCTCCATGGGCAAAATTAGCCCTAATTATTTCGTACAAGATGGAGTTGTGCCGCGATCGCAATTAGCCTCGGTATTAAGCGAAATAAGTGCCTTAGGGGAACAATATGGCTACCGTATCGCCAATGTTTTCCACGCAGGAGACGGAAATTTACATCCTCTTATTTTATATAACCAAGCCGAAGAAGGAAGTTTTGAAAAAGTAGAAGAATTAGGGGGAGAAATTCTTAAACTTTGTGTAAAAGTAGGTGGTAGCATATCAGGAGAGCATGGCATCGGTAGCGATAAAAAATGTTACATGGCAGATATGTTCAGTGAGCCAGACTTAGAAACCATGCAATACGTCAGAAGTGCTTTCAATCCCAAAGGATTAGCCAACCCTGAAAAAATCTTTCCCACCCCTCGCACCTGCGGAGAATCTGCCAATGCTCAAAAAGCTGAATTTAAAGGTAGTCAAGCATTTTAAGAACTAACATTACGTACTCATTTATAAGTTAGGTTTTATCTTTAACAAGGGGCCTCTCGCCCCTTGCCCAATTCCTAGCCCCCTCCCCAACTCCTAGCCCCCTCCCCAACACGTGTACGAACATAGCGTGAGCATCCAACATTTTTACCACCTCAAACTAATTATATTTTTGCGTAACATCAGTCAATAAAAGGCGAGGCATGGGGAATGGGCAATGGTTAAATATCTGATTTGTTAATTATTTAACAGTTTTGAATTATCAAGTCCTTGATTTTGGTAAAATTTAAGGACATAAGATATTTTTCATATAAAAAAATGAATAAAACTGTTGCTGATATAATGACTCCCTCACCCATCACCGTCAATCCTGATACTCCCCTCAACGAAGCCATTACGATTTTGGCTGAAAAAAAATTAAGTGGTTTGCCGGTGGTTGACAAGGATAATAAACTGGTGGGAGTAATCTCTGAGAGTGATTTAATGTGGCAGGAGACGGGGGTTGAGCCACCGCCATATATTATGATTTTGGATAGTGTTATTTACCTACAAAATCCTAATCGTTATGAAAAAGATGTACACAAAGCTTTGGGGCAAAGTGTGGGGGAAGTAATGACCAACAAGCCGATTACTGTTAAGGTTGATGACACTGTAAAAAAAGCGGCTCAAATTTTCCATGAGAAAAAAATAAGTCGTTTACCTGTGGTTGATGGTGATGGTAATGTAGTGGGCATTGTTACCCAAGGGGATATTATTCAAGCTATGGCTTTGGATCATTAATAATTCATTATCCCTGTTTTTCTAACAGTTTTTCTATTTATCAAAACTTATTTTCAGATATTATTTAAATTTAACAAATAATTTTAAAACAAAAGCAGAATATAACATTGAGTCAATTTTACTAAATTTATCAGTATTTATTCACAATAATTCTTAGAGCGAGTTTCACGTAAATTTTATGTATTAGAAAAATTACATTATGGAAGTTTTTTGGAAACTTAAAAAAAGTGTAAATTAATTCTAATATTGATTATCAATTTAAAATTTATCAACCATAACAAAAAAGTATATGACTAGCACACCAGAATCAGTTAAAAAACTCCTTTACTCAGAGGATTTTGGCGATCGCATTCGGGGCATTAACGAATTAAGAAACCTATCTCCCGATGATGCCTTTGAATTGATTATCCCCGTGATTGCCGATGACAATGTCAGGGTAAGATATGCCGCTGTATCACAACTCGACACCCTTGGAGGAGCGGATTTAGCCAAGAGTAAAGAAGTATTGTTAGACCGATTATATAATGATCCTGAGTCCGACGTTCGGGCGGCGGCAGCTGATGCTATTGCGGGGCTAAAAATGACAGAGGCTTATCCAGACTTGGAAAAAGTATATAACAGCACCGATGACTGGTTAATTCAATTTAGTATTGTGGCAGCCCTCGGAGAATTGGGGGATAGTAGAGGATTTCTACTCCTAGAAAAAGCTCTAAATTCTGATAATGCTTTGCTTCAAACGGCTTCTATCAGTGCCTTAGGAGAGTTAGGGGATAATCGGGCTATTGATTTACTTTTACCCTTTGTGGATAACGATGATTGGCAAATACGCCACCGTCTCGCCCAAGCCCTCGGCAGACTGGGGGGTGAAAAAGCTCAAGGTGCTTTACAAAAATTAACAAATGACAAGTCCGACGCAGTGGCAGAAGAAGCAAAAAATTATGTAACTGATAATGGATAACAGTTGTGAAGGTTAAGTGTTAGGTTTTTGGTGTTAAAAGTGGATAATTTATTAATCTTCCCCATTTGACTTTTTGGTTTGCTAATATTAAGATTCATTAAGTCAAAATGGAGATTTATAAACAGTGAACAAAAAATTTCTGAGTCAATTAACCCTTTCCCTTGTAATTGGTAGTACGGGATTATTTGGTTTAATGTCTTCCGTAGAGGCACAACAGAAGACAAGTAAACAGCTTACTTTTCAACAAAAAGAACAACTTTACGAACTACTAACCCAAGGTAAGGAGTATATTGATAGCGGAGATTTAAACAACGCGCTCAATGCTTATCGCCAAGCCTCTAGTATTGATGAAACTAATGCCCGTATTTTTTCAGGAATGGGCTTTTTATATGCTAGTAATGGGGATTATTCCTCTTCTGCCCAAGCCTATCGTCAGGCGGTTTCCCTAGAGCCTGATAATGCTCGTTTTTATGGTGCTTTGGGTTATACCCTTGCCAGAAGTGGTGATGATGAAGAAGCCATGAGGGCTTACACTAGGGCGGTGGAGTTAGAGCCTCAAAATGCGGAATATCATTTGGCATTGGGGGTAATTTCCCTCAGAAATGGACAACATCAGGCGGTGGAAAGACATTATCAACAAATTGTTTCTTTGAATGCCACGGATGAAACTGCCTATGATGTCATGGCAACTTCTTTGTATCAACAGGGAAAGTATGAAAGTGCGATCGCACTTTTAACCGAAGCCATCAGTAAATTTCCTCATAATACAGATTTACAAGTAAAATTAGCCACAGCTTATTTTCAACAGGGCGATGCCGCTGAAGGTTTGAACAAATTAGAAAGTTTACACGTCAGTAACCTCAGTGATGCCAATGTCATCTTGAAAATGGCAATGTTATACGAACAAAATGAAGACTGGGAAATGGCTTTAAGCGGTTATAGAAAAGCCTCTAGTGTCGATCCTAATTCTGTGGTTGCCCATGGTAGTATAGCTAGGGTGTTGGAAAAACAAGGTAATAACATTATGGCCATTGTGGCTTATCGTCAATTTATCGAAGTTGCCCCCCAAAATCCTTATGGTTATCATCGCTTAGGAATGCTTCTCAAAGAAAGAAGTAGAAATGAAGAAGCCGAAGCCATGCTCAAGAAAGCAGAAGAAATTTATCAACAAAGGGGTGATTTAGCTTCAGCCCAAGAAGTTAATGAAGTTTTAAAATAACAAAAGAGGTTTTGATATAAACTGACCATGACTTCTTAGTTTGACTTTGCCTTGTTTTTTCTTCCATAACTTAATCATTAATTACTAAATGTTTACAAAGTCTCAATCATCGATTTTTACTTGGGTTTCTGGTGTTTTAGGTGGCTTAATGCTAGTGG of Cyanobacterium sp. HL-69 contains these proteins:
- the pflD gene encoding formate C-acetyltransferase PflD, with amino-acid sequence MVMITDKTASNPTAKFPIWEEFESGKWQQEVNVRDFIQRNYTPYADDESFLSDATPTTHNLWTEVKLLMKQEREKGVLDAETKIPSSINAYGAGYINKDLEKIVGLQTDKPLKRAIMPNGGIRVVEKSLEAYGYSIDPLIHDIFNKYRKTHNDGVFSAYTTEMRKARKSGIITGLPDAYGRGRIIGDYRRVALYGVDFLMEDKQNQLLSLEMDLMDEDTIRLREEITEQIKALQELKEMASSYGFDISNPATNATEAVQWLYFGYLAAVKEQNGAAMSLGRTANFLDIYIQRDLDKGLITETEAQELLDQFVIKLRMVRFLRAPEYNQLFAADPVWVTEVIGGMGLDGRPLVTKTSFRFLHTLYNLGPAPEPNLTILWSEKLPLAFKRYCAKVSIDTSSIQYENDDLMRPEYGDDYGIACCVSAMRIGKQMQFFGARVNLAKALLYAINGGKDENTAMQVAPAYAPITTEYLDYDEVSAKFDLLIDWLAKLYVNTLNVIHYMHDKYSYERIEMALHDRDVYRTMACGIAGLSVVGDAFSAMKYSRVKVIRNEAGLAIDYEVEGDYPKFGNNDDRVDTITANIMTAFMNKVRKNKTYRHAIPTQSVLTITSNVVYGKKTGSTPDGRKAGEPFAPGANPMHGRDTNGAIASMASVAKLPYEDAQDGISYTFSIVPEALGKTADMRISNLAGMLDGYFHDTGHHININVLNRETLLDAMDHPEQYPQLTIRVSGYAVNFIKLTREQQLDVINRTFHAQL
- a CDS encoding TPR repeat translates to MNKKFLSQLTLSLVIGSTGLFGLMSSVEAQQKTSKQLTFQQKEQLYELLTQGKEYIDSGDLNNALNAYRQASSIDETNARIFSGMGFLYASNGDYSSSAQAYRQAVSLEPDNARFYGALGYTLARSGDDEEAMRAYTRAVELEPQNAEYHLALGVISLRNGQHQAVERHYQQIVSLNATDETAYDVMATSLYQQGKYESAIALLTEAISKFPHNTDLQVKLATAYFQQGDAAEGLNKLESLHVSNLSDANVILKMAMLYEQNEDWEMALSGYRKASSVDPNSVVAHGSIARVLEKQGNNIMAIVAYRQFIEVAPQNPYGYHRLGMLLKERSRNEEAEAMLKKAEEIYQQRGDLASAQEVNEVLK
- a CDS encoding alkaline phosphatase; protein product: MTQNVILQGSFSSTDFLRSFNRFSDFVNFRRPSGRPVDEFEFSLTGNASPTLTVSSPSLTNSADFKLILVNTNTNQVVSSVTSAGGNATISGTPLNGGTNYRLQVVGRGAAGALPNLFGFTPTPNYTLQATLPQVGVPQFQTFQAKNSDFTTISSGLNSVGTTKILEITDTLFVARQSSNAGNEKIVGFTDGEAGDIAGIGNGRVGFADEYRFSFDNPGSASDVVVTITGVGGNALGNNNSGPYIAILNDSTGEILGQTAYTAFGFGNDFVADNDSTLITIPAATVNTLITNGDDLRLKVAGFEVEGGAEIGNVNPSRTLAYNVNVFSSGRNLSLEERTPSAGGGENFLTLDSSNAEIAYVAYYGRPADPSGRTFWSNVLGNSGISYSPRSGDVLANFSESARNAYNQFVNDFGNSTESGQLFGGLNTVARINQIYQQNFNRPADSEGLNFWLNAINNGDVSLPAAALEIALGATSGDLTIIQNKIDSSNLFTNSLVNQGVTSRYSGADAVTVGRNFLDSVGLSVATQGQVNTSINSLPVV
- the glcD gene encoding glycolate oxidase subunit GlcD, giving the protein MVFSVTRNKWQLIIKQLEKVLGKKGVIKRKEELLTYECDGLPQYRQRPAVVTLPRTTEEVSAIARICHENDIPWIARGAGTGLSGGALPVEDCVLIVTARMAKVLDIDYENQKIVVQPGIINNWVTQTVTGAGFYYAPDPSSQIICSIGGNVAENSGGVHCLKYGTTTNHVLGLTIVTPEGDIVKIGGKVPETPGYDLTGLFVGSEGTLGIATEITLKILKTPDSISVVLADFNSIEEAGKAVAEIIRSGIIPAGMEMMDNFSINAVEDIVATQCYPRDAQAILLVELDGLEVEVKNYKEKVGEICLQCGARNITSAEDAPTRLKLWKGRKAAFASMGKISPNYFVQDGVVPRSQLASVLSEISALGEQYGYRIANVFHAGDGNLHPLILYNQAEEGSFEKVEELGGEILKLCVKVGGSISGEHGIGSDKKCYMADMFSEPDLETMQYVRSAFNPKGLANPEKIFPTPRTCGESANAQKAEFKGSQAF
- a CDS encoding Inosine-5'-monophosphate dehydrogenase, encoding MNKTVADIMTPSPITVNPDTPLNEAITILAEKKLSGLPVVDKDNKLVGVISESDLMWQETGVEPPPYIMILDSVIYLQNPNRYEKDVHKALGQSVGEVMTNKPITVKVDDTVKKAAQIFHEKKISRLPVVDGDGNVVGIVTQGDIIQAMALDH
- a CDS encoding Phycocyanin alpha phycocyanobilin lyase-related protein NblB, with the translated sequence MTSTPESVKKLLYSEDFGDRIRGINELRNLSPDDAFELIIPVIADDNVRVRYAAVSQLDTLGGADLAKSKEVLLDRLYNDPESDVRAAAADAIAGLKMTEAYPDLEKVYNSTDDWLIQFSIVAALGELGDSRGFLLLEKALNSDNALLQTASISALGELGDNRAIDLLLPFVDNDDWQIRHRLAQALGRLGGEKAQGALQKLTNDKSDAVAEEAKNYVTDNG